Genomic DNA from Acidobacteriota bacterium:
GGCGCGCAGCGGGACGCGGCCGTCGTCGCCCACATCCGCAAGCAGCACCCGGAGGTGCTGCTGCGGGAATTCGAAACCGCCGAGGCGGCGCTGGAGGCCCTTCGGCGGGGCGAACTCGACGCGGTCGTCTGCCACCGGATCACCGGTGACTTCGTCCTGGACAAGCGCAACTGGCGGGACGTGTTCAAAGTGGTCGGTACGCCGCTGCTCGAGGCGCCCTATTGCCTGGCGGTCCGCAAGGGCGACACCGCCCTGCTGCAGCCGATCAACGCGGCGCTCCATGACTTGGAGGCCGAGGGCCGGCTCAAGGCGTTGCGGGACGAGTGGTTCGGGCGCGATTACTTCCTCGATTTCGAGTTCGAGCGCAGCTCTTCGTTCCGGCTTCTGCACACCCTGTTGCTGGGATTTCTCGGCGTCGCCGTATTGGCGGTACTGGTCATCGTGTTCCTGCGGCACCGCATGGCGCGGGCCCGCCGGCGCGCGGAGAGCGCCGATCAGTACTTCCAAACGCTGATCGCCGGCAGCACCGACATGATCCTGGTGGTGGGCCCCGACCGCCTGATCCGGCACGTCAGCCCGTCGGTGAAGCGGATCCTCGGTTTCGAAACGGATGAACTGCTGGGGCGCTCCAGCCACGAGTTCATCCATCCGGATGACAACCACCGCTACGAGGAGGCCATGGCCGATCTCCGGCGGATCGGCATGGCCGCCATCGAAGCCCGGTTCCAGAGCCGCAGCGGCTGGCGGACGCTGGACGCCATCGCCCGCGATCTCACGGAGGATCCGCTGGTTTCCGGAATCGTGATCAACGCCCGGGACATCACCGATAAGCGCCGCCGGGAGCGTGTGCAGCAGGCCACGTACGCCATCTCGGAAGCGGCCAATTCCGCCCAGTCGCTGGATGCGCTGTATGCGGCAATCCATGCCGTGGTGTCCGAGCTGATGCCGGCGGACAACATCTTCATCGCCCTCTACGACGCCCGCCGGCAGACAGTCTCTTACCCCTACTGGATCGACGCGAACGACCCCGTGCCCGATCCTGAGCCCCTGGGCAAGGGGCTGACCAGCTACGTCATCCGCACCGGCACGCCGCTGCTGGCTGACGAACAAACCCTGAACAGCCTGTTCGGCAGCGGCGAGGCGGAGAAGCTCGGTTCCCCCGCCTGCTGCTGGATGGGCACGCCCCTGCGGATCGCACAGCAGGTCGTCGGCGCCCTGGTGATCCAAAGCTACACCCCGGGGGTGCAGTACGACGGTGACGACCTGGAGATGCTGACGTTCATGTCGGGCCAGGTCGCCATGGCCATCCAGCGGAAGCGGGTGGAGCAAACCCTGGCCGACGAGCGGGAGTTCCTCAGCGTCATTCTGCGCTCCGTCGGCGAAGGTGTCGTCGCCGCCGATCCGGACGGGCACGTGACGCTCATGAACCTGGCCGCCGAACGGTTCACCGGCTGGACGTCGGCCGAGGCTGCGGGCCGGCCGCTGGGCGAGGTGGTGGTCACCCGGCGCGAGCGCGATCGCGCACCTGTCGCCGACTGGCCGGCCCGAATCCTCGCCTCCGGCCGGCGGCCCGACGCGACGGACCAGCTCCTGCTTCTGGACCGGAACGGCGGCGAACGCATCGTTTCGGTCAGCGGTGCCCCGATGCGCGATCCCGCCAACCGCGTGATGGGATTCCTGCTGGTGTTCCGCGATGTGACCGAGAAGCGCCGCGCCGAGGACAACCTGGCCAACGCCCTCCGCCTGGAATCCCTCGGCCTGATGGCCGGAGGCATTGCGCACGACTTCAACAACATCCTGACAGGCGTCATCGGCCACATCTCGCTCACCAAGATGGCTGTGCCGCCGCAATCCGAGGCGCACCAGCTCCTGCTGGAGGCGGAGAAGGCCTCGCTGCGGGCGCGCGAGTTGACCAGCCAGCTCCTCACCTTCGCCCGCGGCGGCTTGCCGGTGAAGGAGACCGCCGCGCTGGGCGAGTTGCTCCGGGACTCGGCGGGGTTCGCCCTGCGGGGTTCGGCGGTCCGCTGCGAATTTCGCCTTCCGCCGGAGCTCTGGCCGGTCGAGGTGGACATCAGTCAGATGAATCAGGTGATTCACAACCTGGTCCTCAATGCCATCCAGGCGATGCCGAACGGCGGCTGGATCGCCATCGCCGGCGAGAACGTGGAGCTCACCGACACCGACGGCCTGCCGCTGCGGCCCGGCCGCTACGTCAAGATCACCATCGAGGACAGCGGCCTCGGCATCCCGGAATCCCACCTGTCCCGGATCTTCGACCCCTACTTCAGCACCAAGTCGACCGGCCGCGGCCTGGGCCTGCCCACGACCTACTCCATCATCAAGCGGCACGAGGGGCACATCGCGGTGGCCTCCACCGTCGGCCAGGGCACGGTTTTCCATGTGTATCTCCCCGCCGGCAGCCAGCCGCCGGTGTCGGCGCGCCCCGCGGCCCAGCCGGTCAAACCGTCCACGGGCCGGATCCTGGTCATGGACGACGAGGACGTCGTCCGAAACACGGCGCAGAAGATGCTGTTGCGGCTGGGATACGACGTCGCCTGCGCCCGCGACGGCGCCGAGGCGTTGGAGATGTACCGCCAATCCGTGAAGGCCGGACGCGCGTTCGACGCCGTGATCATGGACCTGACCGTCCCCGGCGGGATGGGCGGCCGGGAGGCGGTGCGATCCCTGGCCGCCATGGATCCCAAGTCCCGGGTGATCGTCTCGAGCGGCTACTCCAACGATCCCATCATGAGCGACTACCGCAAGTTCGGATTTGCTGACGTGATCATGAAGCCCTATCGGCTCGAGGATCTGGCCAAGGTGTTGGGACGAGTCATCGGGGCGGCGGAGAAGAACAAAGAGACAGGCGACAGGAGATCAGGAGACAGGAAATGGGGTGGGTGAATGGGTGAATCGGGAGACGGGGGAGGAA
This window encodes:
- a CDS encoding transporter substrate-binding domain-containing protein — protein: MAHTLRVCLLLELAGLVLAAATQVGAPARPSIRVVGDAAYPPNLYLNSEGRPAGFDVEVLRLLEQRTGRSIAIQLMPWTQAMTRLRSGQADALMGINRTPEREQEFDFSLPVLENQAVIFVPYQSFVIRSADDLRSRRVGAQRDAAVVAHIRKQHPEVLLREFETAEAALEALRRGELDAVVCHRITGDFVLDKRNWRDVFKVVGTPLLEAPYCLAVRKGDTALLQPINAALHDLEAEGRLKALRDEWFGRDYFLDFEFERSSSFRLLHTLLLGFLGVAVLAVLVIVFLRHRMARARRRAESADQYFQTLIAGSTDMILVVGPDRLIRHVSPSVKRILGFETDELLGRSSHEFIHPDDNHRYEEAMADLRRIGMAAIEARFQSRSGWRTLDAIARDLTEDPLVSGIVINARDITDKRRRERVQQATYAISEAANSAQSLDALYAAIHAVVSELMPADNIFIALYDARRQTVSYPYWIDANDPVPDPEPLGKGLTSYVIRTGTPLLADEQTLNSLFGSGEAEKLGSPACCWMGTPLRIAQQVVGALVIQSYTPGVQYDGDDLEMLTFMSGQVAMAIQRKRVEQTLADEREFLSVILRSVGEGVVAADPDGHVTLMNLAAERFTGWTSAEAAGRPLGEVVVTRRERDRAPVADWPARILASGRRPDATDQLLLLDRNGGERIVSVSGAPMRDPANRVMGFLLVFRDVTEKRRAEDNLANALRLESLGLMAGGIAHDFNNILTGVIGHISLTKMAVPPQSEAHQLLLEAEKASLRARELTSQLLTFARGGLPVKETAALGELLRDSAGFALRGSAVRCEFRLPPELWPVEVDISQMNQVIHNLVLNAIQAMPNGGWIAIAGENVELTDTDGLPLRPGRYVKITIEDSGLGIPESHLSRIFDPYFSTKSTGRGLGLPTTYSIIKRHEGHIAVASTVGQGTVFHVYLPAGSQPPVSARPAAQPVKPSTGRILVMDDEDVVRNTAQKMLLRLGYDVACARDGAEALEMYRQSVKAGRAFDAVIMDLTVPGGMGGREAVRSLAAMDPKSRVIVSSGYSNDPIMSDYRKFGFADVIMKPYRLEDLAKVLGRVIGAAEKNKETGDRRSGDRKWGG